A stretch of Clostridium sp. BJN0001 DNA encodes these proteins:
- a CDS encoding dipeptidyl-peptidase IV → MKVFKRLIAWAMISLVLQLGLLFFLDKIVFRHTSYFNSKKIELNKDKSKEVNASLPNNAESVQVSFDGKYILYYVDNNPYVMEAKTGEAKQIEGDNDAQILFLTWIPDRNRLAALQKVRLSSTNKVQLVTYNPKDVSQTEVTNVCSYTDNFKVNNFTVSSITGVYYIDVSTNGNNSIVYRIDINNNLTKFPVNAESILSMCVVPHQDRLIYQDEESRKFYETNPKKELTFNTNKNLELLGIDRQDVIYIGEVDGKKITSIIYGTLDENTTEWKKVNIDSPIDKEDVFFSDKSEIYVNDNLKGVVENITSGKKMDYEGRLIKMSNDFIALEDNSGKVTYKNISDKK, encoded by the coding sequence ATGAAAGTATTTAAAAGATTAATTGCATGGGCAATGATATCTTTAGTTTTGCAATTAGGACTGCTTTTTTTTCTTGATAAAATAGTATTTAGACATACATCATATTTTAATAGTAAGAAAATTGAGCTTAATAAAGATAAATCAAAAGAAGTAAATGCATCACTTCCAAATAATGCTGAATCTGTTCAGGTATCATTTGATGGAAAGTATATTTTATATTATGTAGACAATAATCCATATGTGATGGAAGCTAAGACAGGAGAAGCAAAACAAATAGAAGGAGATAATGATGCACAGATACTATTTTTAACATGGATTCCTGATAGAAATAGGCTTGCAGCACTGCAAAAAGTAAGGTTATCTTCTACAAATAAAGTTCAGCTTGTAACTTATAATCCAAAAGATGTTTCACAGACAGAAGTTACAAATGTATGTAGTTATACTGATAACTTCAAAGTTAATAACTTTACTGTGTCATCTATTACAGGAGTGTATTACATAGATGTAAGTACAAATGGAAATAATAGTATTGTATATAGAATTGACATAAATAATAATCTTACAAAGTTTCCTGTAAATGCAGAATCGATTTTGAGTATGTGTGTTGTTCCACATCAGGATAGGCTTATATATCAAGATGAAGAATCAAGGAAATTTTATGAAACAAATCCTAAGAAAGAACTTACATTTAATACGAATAAAAATCTTGAACTTCTTGGAATTGACAGGCAGGATGTCATATATATTGGAGAAGTTGATGGAAAAAAGATAACAAGTATAATTTATGGTACTCTTGATGAAAATACTACTGAGTGGAAAAAAGTAAATATAGATTCTCCGATAGATAAAGAGGATGTATTCTTCTCAGATAAGAGCGAAATATATGTTAATGATAATCTTAAAGGAGTAGTAGAAAATATTACATCTGGTAAGAAAATGGATTATGAAGGCAGGCTTATAAAAATGTCAAATGATTTTATAGCTCTTGAAGATAATTCTGGAAAAGTAACATATAAAAATATTTCAGATAAAAAATAA
- a CDS encoding site-2 protease family protein, translating into MNDFILDKILIIPAMLVAFTFHEYAHAFMADRLGDKTPRFQGRLTLNPLDHIDPLGFIAVLLCGFGWAKPVQVNPSAYKNYFKDDLKVSLAGPIANFIVSIIFAFILGFYAKFLYARLPYGLNAILYNIINSVVFININIGIFNLLPIPGLDGFSLFRDLFPDKFYKYENKFYQYQILFLIGIIVIGGRIISIPCNALYSSLIRLVQSLLF; encoded by the coding sequence ATGAATGATTTTATATTAGATAAAATTTTAATTATTCCAGCAATGCTTGTAGCATTTACATTTCATGAGTATGCACATGCATTTATGGCTGATAGATTAGGAGATAAAACTCCAAGATTTCAGGGAAGATTAACTCTTAATCCATTAGATCATATTGATCCATTAGGTTTTATAGCTGTACTTTTATGCGGCTTTGGATGGGCAAAGCCAGTTCAGGTAAATCCTTCTGCATATAAAAATTATTTTAAAGATGATCTTAAAGTAAGCCTTGCAGGTCCTATTGCAAATTTTATTGTATCAATAATTTTTGCTTTTATTTTAGGATTTTATGCAAAATTTTTATATGCAAGGCTTCCTTATGGACTTAATGCTATACTATATAACATAATAAATTCAGTTGTATTTATAAATATAAATATAGGAATATTTAATCTTTTGCCAATCCCTGGACTTGATGGATTTAGTCTTTTTAGAGATTTATTTCCTGATAAATTTTATAAATATGAAAATAAGTTTTATCAGTATCAAATACTATTTTTAATAGGAATAATTGTGATAGGTGGAAGAATAATTTCAATACCATGTAATGCACTTTATTCGTCACTTATAAGACTCGTTCAGTCTTTACTTTTTTAA